The stretch of DNA CGGCGCAGCTCCTCGACGCTCATTGATGCCAGCGGGTCCGGTGCCGCTGCCCCCTGCTGTTCACGGTCCGGCTCGGAGCCCAGGGCCGCTTTCTTCCGCCTGTTGCGCAGGAGCAGGTAGGCGCCCGCGCCGCCGACCGCTACGACACCTGCGCCCACGAGGACACCAGCGCCGGTATCGCCCGAGGAGACCGAACCGCTGCCGCCCCCGGCGGCGTCGCCGACCGCGGCGGCTGTGTCGATAGCTGCCTGGGCGAAGTCACGCTTTCCCCCGGCCAGATTCGCCACGACGGCGTTCTGGCTGATGTTGCTCGTCTTGGAAGCGATCGGGCTGGCCGAGTTGGGCGCAAAGTAGTACTTGCCGTCGTCGGACATCGCGAGGATGACATCGGCCCTGCCCATGCCCTTCTTCGTGGCCACCGCCTGAGCCCATGCTTTCGGGTCGGCGGGGTTTTCGAAGGTCTTCGCGGTGACCACATACAGGTTGTACTTGTGGTCCTTCAGGAGCTTCTGGATGGCGTCCTGGACCTCGGCCTTGCGGCTGCCGAGCACGTTGGCGCCGTCCACCACATTCTGTCCGGACGGAATCGTTACCGGATCTTCCGCCAGGGCCGGAGCGGCAGGAAGCGCCAGCAGTCCGGCCACGCCAAGAACAGCGAGGATACGTTTCAAGTTAGACCGCATGTGCAACCCTTCAGCACTTCTGCGACCGGTTCGGCCGAACCAATCGTTTTTGAATGCAGCAGCGCCCCCACGCAGAGATGAAGCCGCAGGTCGCTGTGGCGATTCAATTTGATTCTATGGTCCACCCCATTGGGCGTCCACCGGCGGGAATATGCCACCAGCGAAACGCGCTGAAGGGTAGGACCAGCCGGCGGCAGCCCGTCCCGCAGGCGTTCAGGAACCTCCCAGCAAATGTCCGCTCTAGTATCAGTGAGAGCGTCCATAGTTAACTCAGACGAGGATGAGAGGAAGACCCATGACTGAGAACCCAGTGCCCGGAGCGTCACCAGAGAACCGGGGGCCGGCAGGGCCGCACGAGGGCTCTTCGGAGCAACGGCAGGCCGCGACCGGGCCGGACTCAGCTCAAGAGAACCCGACCCTCCGGCTGAACCATGCGGAAGGCGCTGCCCCGCGGCCCGTGTACCCCGAACGCCAGCCGTTCTACGGCGGGCAGCCCGCATCGCAGCAGGGCGCGGCTCCCCAGCACGGCCAGCCGCAGTATCCCTCCCAGTACGGCCAGCACCAGCACAGCGGGGCCGGCTACGGCCAGCCGCAGTACGCCGGGGCCGCCAACGCCCCCAAGCGCAAGGCCGCGTTCGGCGTCCCCACGCTCGTCGCCAGCATCCTTGCTGCCGGGCTGGTCGGAGGCGGCGTCGTGGCGGGGACCACACAGCTTCTGGACGATACTCCGTCCCTCTCCTCGGCGAGCAGCAGCAACAGCCAGGCAGGCCCCGTCATCGTCAACAACAAGGATGACGTCAACGCCATCACAGCGGCCGCCGTCAAGGCGAGCCCCAGCGTGGTCACCATCAAGGCAACCAGCGGCAGCGAGGGCGGGACCGGTTCAGGAATCATCCTCGACGGCGAAGGCCACGTCCTCACCAACACCCACGTCGTGACGCTCGACGGGAAGGCCGCCAACGCCGCCATCGAGGTCCGCATGAGCGATGGCAAGGTCTACACGGCCAAGATCGTCGGGACCGATCCGCTCTCCGACCTCGCGGTTGTGCAGATCCAGAACGGCTCCGGGCTCGTCCCGGCAACGCTGGGCGACTCCGGCAAGCTTAACGTCGGGGACACCGCCGTCGCGATCGGATCGCCGTTGGGACTGACGGGAACCGTCACTGACGGGATCGTCTCCACCCTCAACCGCACCATCAGCGTCGCCTCCTCCGCAGCTCCCAAGGATGGGGCGGATGATTCCCAGGGCGGAGACCAGGGCTTCCAGTTCGCTCCTCCGGGCGGCGGCCAGGGCCAGAGCACCGCGAACGAGGGATCCATCTCCATCAACGTGATCCAGACGGACGCGGCCATCAACCCGGGCAACTCGGGCGGCGCGCTGGTCAACACCAAGGGCGAGATCATCGGCGTTAACGTCGCCATCGCCTCGGCCGGAGGGGACAGTGCGGGCAGCGGCAACATCGGCGTCGGCTTCAGCATCCCGATCAACAACGCCAAGCGCGTGGCGCAGGAGATCATCGCCAACGGCAAGGCCACCCACGGTCAGTTCGGCGTCAGCGTGAAGGCCAAGACCGCCAGCACCTCGGCCTCCGGGTTCTCGGTCGGCGCGGAAGTCGCCACCGTCGAGGCCGGCTCCGCCGCGGACAAGGCCGGCGTCAAGGTCGGTGACGTGGTGACCAGGTTCCAGGACCTGGCCATCAGCGATCCCAACCAGCTGACCGCCGCGGTCCGCGAACAGGCCGCTGGAGCTGCAGTGAAGGTAACCGTCCTCCGCAACGGCCAGGAGCGGCAACTCGACGTCACGCTCGGCGCCGCTGCAGAGCAGTAGGACCCGCCGCCAGGCCGGGCCCGCACCAGCAGGTGCGGGCCCGGCCTTTTGCGTTCCGGCGGCACTCTGACATCGGCGTTAACCCGGCCCGCGGCCGCACACCGCTATATGGTTAGCTAGGAGCAACCCCGGGCATCCGGGCGTTCCGTGGCCAGGACCCCACCCGGCTGGCTGTCCACCCGCATGGAAGGCTGCTGTACACACAGTGGAAGAGACTTTGAAGATCATCGTGCTGGTCAAGCACGTTCCTGACGCGCAGTTCGACCGGCACCTGACCGGCACCGCCAACACGACAGACCGTTCCGAGAGCATCCTCTCCGAGCTGGACGAGTACCCCCTCGAAGCGGCCCTGCAGCTGATCGAGGCCCGCGGCGGAGAAGCGGCCGGGAACAGGGTGATCGCACTCAGCATGGGCCCCGCGGGCGCGGTGAACGCGGTGAAGAAATCGCTGCAGATCGGCGCAACCGAAGGGGTGCACCTCAGCGATGAAGCACTTGCCGGCTCCGACGCCGCCGCGACCTCGCTGGCCCTCGCCGGGGCCATCCGGCACCTTGAGGCAGACGGCCCGGCCGACCTCATCTTTGCCGGCATGGCCTCGACCGACGGAGAAACGTCGCTGGTCCCGGCCCAGCTCGCAGAACGCCTGGACCGGCCGCAGGTCACCTTCGCTTCCGCACTGGAGCTCGACGGCCGCAGGCTCACCGCCCGCCGCGACGGCGGTTCCCACGCAGATACCATCGAGGCAACCCTGCCAGCCCTCGTTTCGGTGACGGACCAGATCAACAGCCCCCGCTACCCCAACTTCAAGGGCATCATGGCTGCCAAGAAGAAGACCATCACCACGCTGACCCTCGCCGACATCGGCGTCGACCCGGCCCTGGTGGGGCGCTCCGGTTCCTGGACCACCGTCGAAACCGCGGAGGCCCGGCCGCCGCGCACGGCCGGCACCATCATCACTGACGAAGGCGACGCCGGCATCAAGCTGGTGGAGTTCCTGGCCGCCCAGAAGCTGCTCTAAGGGGATCATCCGAACATGGCAAAAGTACTTGTATTCATCGACAATCCCGGCGAGACGCTGAAAAAGTCCAGCCTCGAGCTGCTCACCATCGCCCGTTCCCTGGGCGAACCGGCGGTTGCGTTCAACGGGGAACTGCACGACGGCGTGGCGAGCACCCTGGGCGCGTACGGCGTCCAGGCCTTGTACCGGCCCTCCGCCGCGGACCTGGACGATTACCTCGTCGGCCCGAAGGCGTCCTATCTGGCCGCCGCCGTGCAGACCGCCGGGGCCGGCATCGTGCTGGCCGAGAACACCGCTGATGGCAGGGAAGTCGCGGCCCGGCTGGGCATCAAGCTCGGCGCCGGCGTCATCACGGACGTCGTGGGGGTCGACCCCGACGGAACCGCGCACAAGTCGGTGCTCGCCGGTTCCTACATGACAACGGCGAAGGCGACCACGCCCGGTGGCCGTGCTCACGGTAAAGGGCAACACCATCACGCCGGAGCCGGCCGTCACCGGCACGGCGCCGCAGTCCACCACCGTCGAGGTGCCGGAGACGGCCACCGCCGCATCGGCCAGGATCACTGCACGCAATGAAAAGGCAGCCAGCGGACGTCCCGATCTTTCCGATGCGCGGATCGTCGTGGCCGGCGGACGCGGCGTCGAGGGGGATTTCGGTCCCCTCGAGGAGCTTGCGGATGTGCTCGGTGCCGCCGTGGGCGCTTCCCGGGCCGCGACGGACGCCGGCTGGATCGGTCATGACGCCCAGGTGGGCCAGACCGGAAAGACCGTCTCGCCCCAGCTCTACATCTCCGCCGGAATTTCCGGTGCCATCCAGCAGAAAGCCGGGATGCAGACCGCCAAGGTGATTGTGGCGGTGAACAAGGACGCCGAGTCGCCGGTGTTCGAAATCGCCGATTTTGGCGTGGTCGGGGACCTTTTCAAGGTCCTGCCGCAGGCCACCGAGGAAATCAAGAAGCGCAGGGGATGATTTTTTGACCAGCAATGCCGCTGCGGCGCAGAGCCCGTTCGACCCGGAACGCTCCCGGATCGGGCGGGTGCTTTGTTTCGCCGCGCATCCGGACGACATCGACTTCGGGGCCGCCGGCACGATTGCCGCCTGGACCGCAGCGGGGGTGGAGGTCAGTTACTGCATCATGACCGACGGCGACGCGGGCGGCTTCGACCCGGAACAGCGGGACGAAATCGTGCGGCTGCGGAACGAGGAGCAGCGCCGCGCCGCTGCCCTGGTCGGTGTCACGGACATCCACTACCTGCACGAGCGCGACGGCTACCTCGAGCCCACGCATGAGGTGATCCGGGAGGTGGTTCGGCTGATCCGTCAGCTGCGGCCCGACGTCGTGCTTGCCATGCACCCCGAACGGAACTGGGACCGGATCCAGAAGAGCCACCCGGACCACCTGGCCGTAGGGGA from Arthrobacter sp. B3I9 encodes:
- a CDS encoding S1C family serine protease; the encoded protein is MTENPVPGASPENRGPAGPHEGSSEQRQAATGPDSAQENPTLRLNHAEGAAPRPVYPERQPFYGGQPASQQGAAPQHGQPQYPSQYGQHQHSGAGYGQPQYAGAANAPKRKAAFGVPTLVASILAAGLVGGGVVAGTTQLLDDTPSLSSASSSNSQAGPVIVNNKDDVNAITAAAVKASPSVVTIKATSGSEGGTGSGIILDGEGHVLTNTHVVTLDGKAANAAIEVRMSDGKVYTAKIVGTDPLSDLAVVQIQNGSGLVPATLGDSGKLNVGDTAVAIGSPLGLTGTVTDGIVSTLNRTISVASSAAPKDGADDSQGGDQGFQFAPPGGGQGQSTANEGSISINVIQTDAAINPGNSGGALVNTKGEIIGVNVAIASAGGDSAGSGNIGVGFSIPINNAKRVAQEIIANGKATHGQFGVSVKAKTASTSASGFSVGAEVATVEAGSAADKAGVKVGDVVTRFQDLAISDPNQLTAAVREQAAGAAVKVTVLRNGQERQLDVTLGAAAEQ
- a CDS encoding electron transfer flavoprotein subunit beta/FixA family protein translates to MEETLKIIVLVKHVPDAQFDRHLTGTANTTDRSESILSELDEYPLEAALQLIEARGGEAAGNRVIALSMGPAGAVNAVKKSLQIGATEGVHLSDEALAGSDAAATSLALAGAIRHLEADGPADLIFAGMASTDGETSLVPAQLAERLDRPQVTFASALELDGRRLTARRDGGSHADTIEATLPALVSVTDQINSPRYPNFKGIMAAKKKTITTLTLADIGVDPALVGRSGSWTTVETAEARPPRTAGTIITDEGDAGIKLVEFLAAQKLL
- a CDS encoding PIG-L deacetylase family protein → MTSNAAAAQSPFDPERSRIGRVLCFAAHPDDIDFGAAGTIAAWTAAGVEVSYCIMTDGDAGGFDPEQRDEIVRLRNEEQRRAAALVGVTDIHYLHERDGYLEPTHEVIREVVRLIRQLRPDVVLAMHPERNWDRIQKSHPDHLAVGEAVTRAVYPALENPFAYPELAAAGLEAYKLPWLWLFAGPEERENHFVDVTDQVDAKLAAIHIHVSQHPDVEAMGRTVRSLMMRTAERAGLPAGRSAEAFHVVTVNGPGTIAGF